A genomic segment from Tachypleus tridentatus isolate NWPU-2018 unplaced genomic scaffold, ASM421037v1 Hic_cluster_2, whole genome shotgun sequence encodes:
- the LOC143242163 gene encoding uncharacterized protein LOC143242163 — protein MAFKFNFPAPCHHVSGAEQENCEEACEGRICPSEGKVPINRGGETVSPMDTSGVNRISICIGSRNMSLHYSKSVSDNTWLAGGHNGFSRSTSGGSWFVGLNRSTETSTINNVLNSAVTTVDVSQTVGSKFVSVSVSSLPTAIGGPEWVNNVVVEGVVTKVL, from the exons ATGGCCTTCAAGTTCAACTTTCCAGCTCCTTGTCATCATGTCAGTGGTGCTGAACAAGAAAACTGTGAAGAAGCCTGTGAAGGAAGAATCTGTCCATCAGAAGGAAAGGTACCAATAAACCGTGGAGGTGAAACTGT GAGCCCTATGGATACCAGCGGCGTGAACAGGATTTCCATATGCATAGGCAGTCGTAACATGAGCCTTCACTACAGTAAGTCCGTAAGCGACAACACCTGGTTGGCTGGAGGCCACAACGGCTTCAGCAGGAGCACTAGCGGCGGTTCCTGGTTCGTTGGTCTTAACCGCAGCACAGAAACCAGCACCATCAACAACGTACTCAACTCTGCGGTAACGACCGTCGATGTCAGTCAGACTGTAGGCTCCAAGTTTGTTTCCGTATCCGTCTCCAGCCTCCCAACGGCCATTGGTGGCCCCGAGTGGGTCAACAATGTCGTAGTTGAAGGCGTAGTTACCAAAGtcctgtaa